The Haemorhous mexicanus isolate bHaeMex1 chromosome 8, bHaeMex1.pri, whole genome shotgun sequence genome includes a window with the following:
- the MARCO gene encoding macrophage receptor MARCO isoform X2, producing the protein MAKQGSEEPGMDTAPGLDPDLQPRTRCDSDSLAPRRGQDVVLAAWMRRALPSSYQQLLPLGLEPRSHKKASTCCTRAALSIYLLLLTAGQGLLMYKVFKMQREIWKLQEQNASYTEEILQHFSANHLALSRSSAWKGFLMGQEENWRRSLEEEITIIKSNNANLMMRMNNITLVAGPPGRKGDPGLPGLQGPPGTKGDQGTRGPQGDKGSKGAPGPAGPSGGPGVKGEKGDMGLAGPQGQKGDMGHKGGPGVPGAMGLKGEPGFPGVPGYQGSPGNPGPPGQKGEAGATGQPGPPGSPGPEGRPGQKGEKGDQGPKGSPGAQGIAGLKGVKGEQGIAGPPGQKGAKGDQGPAGTPGPVGQKGAKGDYGPKGLKGEPGLKGAKGEIGFTGSSGLKGSKGEKGEAGPGNYVRIVGGDRRGRVEIFYRGSWGTICDDGWSTREAGVVCRMLGFSRAVSFFTAPPGTGQIWLDDVSCTGSEVSITDCSKRTWGENNCSHSEDVGVECA; encoded by the exons ATGGCCAAGCAGGGCAGTGAGGagccagggatggacacagccccagggctggacccagacctgcagcccaggaccaggtgtgacagtgacagcctTGCACCTCGGAGGGGGCAGGACGTGGTGCTGGCAGCGTGGATGAGGAGGGCTTTGCCCAGCTCCTACCaacagctcctgcctctgggCCTGG AGCCTCGGAGCCACAAAAAGGCATCCACATGCTGTACTCGGGCAGCCCTCAGCATctacctgctgctgctgacgGCCGGCCAGGGGCTGCTGATGTACAAAG TGTTTAAGATGCAGAGAGAGATATGGAAACTTCAAGAGCAAAATGCCTCCTATACAGAAGAGATTCTGCAGCACTTCTCTGCCAACCATCTGGCCTTGTCGAGAAGCTCTGCTTGGAAGGGCTTTCTCATGGGACAAGAAGAAAACTGGAGGAGAAGCTTAGAAGAGGAAATCACCATAATTAAAAGCAACAATGCAAACCTGATGATGAGGATGAACAACATCACCCTGGTTGCAG ggCCTCCTGGACGCAAAGGAGATCCTGGTCTGCCAG GGTTACAGGGACCACCAGGGACAAAGGGAGACCAAG GCACACGTGGACCCCAGGGGGACAAGGGGAGCAAAGGAGCTCCCGGTCCTGCTGGCCCAAGTGGTGGCCCAGgagtgaaaggagaaaaaggagacatGGGGCTTGCAG GTCCCCAAGGACAGAAAGGTGACATGGGCCATAAGGGAGGCCCTGGGGTCCCAGGAGCCATGGGTCTTAAGGGTGAGCCTGGATTCCCAGGAGTGCCAGGTTACCAGG GGAGCCCGGGGAATCCTGGACCTCCTGGGCAGAAAGGAGAGGCAG GTGCAACTGGACAACCTGGACCTCCTGGGAGTCCTGGCCCTGAAGGCAGACCTGGTCAGAAAGGGGAGAAGGGGGACCAGGGTCCCAAAGGTAGCCCAG GAGCACAAGGCATTGCTGGACTCAAAGGTGTAAAGGGAGAACAAGGAATAGCAG GACCTCCAGGGCAAAAGGGAGCAAAGGGAGACCAGGGCCCAGCAG GCACCCCAGGCCCAGTTGGTCAAAAAGGAGCCAAGGGGGATTATGGCCCTAAGGGTCTGAAAGGAGAACCAGGACTAAAAGGAGCCAAAGGAGAGATTGGATTTACTG GTTCCTCAGGACTGAAAGGGAGCAAAGGTGAAAAAGGAGAAG CTGGCCCTGGTAATTATGTACGGATCgtgggaggagacaggagggGCCGTGTGGAAATCTTCTACAGAGGGTCCTGGGGAACCATCTGTGACGACGGCTGGTCCACGCGAGAGGCCGGCGTCGTCTGCCGCATGCTGGGATTCAGCCGGGCCGTCTCCTTCTTCACAGCCCCACCAG GTACCGGACAAATTTGGCTTGATGATGTGAGTTGCACTGGGAGTGAAGTTTCAATTACAGACTGTAGCAAGCGCACCTGGGGTGAAAACAACTGCAGCCACAGTGAGGATGTTGGGGTGGAGTGTGCTTGA
- the MARCO gene encoding macrophage receptor MARCO isoform X1: MKITDKHREDRNSSDMNSFSVSEKIGFASPAITTFQISEPRSHKKASTCCTRAALSIYLLLLTAGQGLLMYKVFKMQREIWKLQEQNASYTEEILQHFSANHLALSRSSAWKGFLMGQEENWRRSLEEEITIIKSNNANLMMRMNNITLVAGPPGRKGDPGLPGLQGPPGTKGDQGTRGPQGDKGSKGAPGPAGPSGGPGVKGEKGDMGLAGPQGQKGDMGHKGGPGVPGAMGLKGEPGFPGVPGYQGSPGNPGPPGQKGEAGATGQPGPPGSPGPEGRPGQKGEKGDQGPKGSPGAQGIAGLKGVKGEQGIAGPPGQKGAKGDQGPAGTPGPVGQKGAKGDYGPKGLKGEPGLKGAKGEIGFTGSSGLKGSKGEKGEAGPGNYVRIVGGDRRGRVEIFYRGSWGTICDDGWSTREAGVVCRMLGFSRAVSFFTAPPGTGQIWLDDVSCTGSEVSITDCSKRTWGENNCSHSEDVGVECA; this comes from the exons ATGAAAATTACAGACAAACACAGGGAAGACAGAAATTCGAGTGATATGAACTCtttcagtgtttcagaaaaGATTGGGTTTGCTTCACCTGCTATCACAACCTTTCAGATAAGTG AGCCTCGGAGCCACAAAAAGGCATCCACATGCTGTACTCGGGCAGCCCTCAGCATctacctgctgctgctgacgGCCGGCCAGGGGCTGCTGATGTACAAAG TGTTTAAGATGCAGAGAGAGATATGGAAACTTCAAGAGCAAAATGCCTCCTATACAGAAGAGATTCTGCAGCACTTCTCTGCCAACCATCTGGCCTTGTCGAGAAGCTCTGCTTGGAAGGGCTTTCTCATGGGACAAGAAGAAAACTGGAGGAGAAGCTTAGAAGAGGAAATCACCATAATTAAAAGCAACAATGCAAACCTGATGATGAGGATGAACAACATCACCCTGGTTGCAG ggCCTCCTGGACGCAAAGGAGATCCTGGTCTGCCAG GGTTACAGGGACCACCAGGGACAAAGGGAGACCAAG GCACACGTGGACCCCAGGGGGACAAGGGGAGCAAAGGAGCTCCCGGTCCTGCTGGCCCAAGTGGTGGCCCAGgagtgaaaggagaaaaaggagacatGGGGCTTGCAG GTCCCCAAGGACAGAAAGGTGACATGGGCCATAAGGGAGGCCCTGGGGTCCCAGGAGCCATGGGTCTTAAGGGTGAGCCTGGATTCCCAGGAGTGCCAGGTTACCAGG GGAGCCCGGGGAATCCTGGACCTCCTGGGCAGAAAGGAGAGGCAG GTGCAACTGGACAACCTGGACCTCCTGGGAGTCCTGGCCCTGAAGGCAGACCTGGTCAGAAAGGGGAGAAGGGGGACCAGGGTCCCAAAGGTAGCCCAG GAGCACAAGGCATTGCTGGACTCAAAGGTGTAAAGGGAGAACAAGGAATAGCAG GACCTCCAGGGCAAAAGGGAGCAAAGGGAGACCAGGGCCCAGCAG GCACCCCAGGCCCAGTTGGTCAAAAAGGAGCCAAGGGGGATTATGGCCCTAAGGGTCTGAAAGGAGAACCAGGACTAAAAGGAGCCAAAGGAGAGATTGGATTTACTG GTTCCTCAGGACTGAAAGGGAGCAAAGGTGAAAAAGGAGAAG CTGGCCCTGGTAATTATGTACGGATCgtgggaggagacaggagggGCCGTGTGGAAATCTTCTACAGAGGGTCCTGGGGAACCATCTGTGACGACGGCTGGTCCACGCGAGAGGCCGGCGTCGTCTGCCGCATGCTGGGATTCAGCCGGGCCGTCTCCTTCTTCACAGCCCCACCAG GTACCGGACAAATTTGGCTTGATGATGTGAGTTGCACTGGGAGTGAAGTTTCAATTACAGACTGTAGCAAGCGCACCTGGGGTGAAAACAACTGCAGCCACAGTGAGGATGTTGGGGTGGAGTGTGCTTGA